ACGAGACCGGCCCCTCCGCCGAGGGCGCCCTGCCCGCCACGGGCTCCGTCGCGGCCCTCATCACCAAGGCCACCGGGCAGCACCCCTACTTCGTGGGCAAGCCCAACCCGCTGATGATGCGCGCGGGCCTCAACGCGATCGGCGCGCACTCGGAGACCAGCGCCATGATCGGCGACCGGATGGACACGGACGTCCGCGCCGGCATGGAGGCGGGCCTGGAGACCTTCCTCGTCCTCACGGGCCTGACCAGGCCCGACGAGATCGAGCGCTACCCCTACCGCGCCTCCAGCGTCGTCGACTCCATCGCCGACCTGGTCGACAAGATCTGACGCCGCCCGGCTCCGCACGGAGCCGCGCCGCCGCCGTACGGAGTAAGAGGCCCGCCCCGGGGATGCGGAGCGGGCCTTCTGGCCGGACCGCCGGACTGACCGACGGAGGTTCGCCATGGCCCGGCCCCGCGGTGCGGGCCCTACGCCGAGGGCCCGCCGTCCGTGCGCTCGCCGGCGCCCGCGCCCCTGGCCAGGCGACCGCAGAGCAGGGCGAAGAGCGTGCCCAGCGCGGTCCACAGCACCGCGTGGGCGGCGAAGGAGAGCACGCGGAAGTCCCACAGCAAGGTGGCGGACACCGGGACGGCGTCGGGGTTGTCCGGGAGCAGGAAGAGCGCGGCGAGCGTGGCGACCACGGTGGCCGCCGCCGCGGACTGCCGGGCCGGCAGCCCGTGCCCGGCGCGGCCGAGCCGTACGTGGAACTGGCGCGCGAGCACCAGCCCCAGCACGCTGATCACCAGCGCGGCCACCCACAGCCCCTGCCGTTCGGTGACGGTGCCGCTGTCGCCCACGCCCGGCGGGTTGGCCGGATAGCGCAGGCCGGGCAGCAGCGAGAGGGCGAGGAAGCCCGCACCGGCCAGCCCGAGGCCACGCTGCCAGGCGCGGCCGTCGGCCATGGGGGCCGAGCGGTAGACCAGCACGTAGGCGAGCGTGAAGAAGACCCCGACGGCGAGGCCCACCACCGCGGCCGTCACCACCAGCCCGAAGTGCTGGGTGCCCCGGGTGAAGACCTCCTCGGCCTCGGCGGCGTGGTGATGGCCCGACTGGGCGGCGGCCGAGCGCTTCTCCTCCAGCCGGATCGCCCTGTCCATCAGGGGTTCGGCCAGCAGCAGCGAGAAGAGCCCGGAAGCCAGCCCGGCGAGCGCGCCGGCGCCCAGGCCCCGGCCGAGAAGGGGCAGCAGCGGGTAGGGAGTTGTCTCAGCGGAGACGGACATGTGTGCGTGCCCCGATCAGTGGCAGGGGGCGCCGAAGAGGTGGCGTCCGTCGTGCGAGAACTCGTGCAGG
This sequence is a window from Streptomyces sp. NBC_01775. Protein-coding genes within it:
- a CDS encoding CbtA family protein, producing the protein MSVSAETTPYPLLPLLGRGLGAGALAGLASGLFSLLLAEPLMDRAIRLEEKRSAAAQSGHHHAAEAEEVFTRGTQHFGLVVTAAVVGLAVGVFFTLAYVLVYRSAPMADGRAWQRGLGLAGAGFLALSLLPGLRYPANPPGVGDSGTVTERQGLWVAALVISVLGLVLARQFHVRLGRAGHGLPARQSAAAATVVATLAALFLLPDNPDAVPVSATLLWDFRVLSFAAHAVLWTALGTLFALLCGRLARGAGAGERTDGGPSA